From the Erythrolamprus reginae isolate rEryReg1 chromosome Z, rEryReg1.hap1, whole genome shotgun sequence genome, one window contains:
- the LOC139154137 gene encoding gap junction beta-2 protein-like produces the protein MAALISALARLFQPTMMLPGAKSDGNRIGLAPWYLLLGLRLVALLLANDPWSSVKEDLVCNWTKATMEQHLQPFCQALCFNQHFSSPITSAWGLSFLLGLFPVGLMGLIGVLSNQQEKPAGEAKEEQANRGANYAMKDEDLHQTPQKATLDPPNARTTWHSAAFACLVILLLVMELVFLWVLTALQIPLVSQMTFRCLLGGQSCPPILECAMLGQVDKQVALWGLIFIAVINVAVCLSCLLLRLVKILPPLICVKSDQNNKK, from the coding sequence ATGGCAGCTTTGATTAGTGCTCTGGCCCGACTCTTTCAGCCCACTATGATGCTCCCTGGAGCCAAATCGGATGGCAATCGGATTGGCCTGGCCCCGTGGTACCTCCTCTTGGGCCTACGCCTGGTGGCCCTCCTCCTAGCCAATGACCCCTGGTCCTCTGTAAAGGAAGACCTGGTTTGCAACTGGACGAAGGCAACAATGGAGCAACACCTTCAGCCTTTTTGTCAAGCTCTCTGCTTCAACCAACACTTCTCTTCACCCATCACTTCGGCGTGGGGCCTGAGTTTTCTGCTTGGCCTGTTCCCCGTGGGCCTTATGGGGCTCATAGGGGTTCTATCCAACCAACAGGAAAAACCTGCCGGGGAAGCAAAGGAAGAACAAGCAAACCGTGGCGCCAATTATGCCATGAAGGATGAAGATTTGCACCAGACTCCCCAGAAAGCCACCTTAGATCCACCCAATGCCAGGACTACCTGGCACTCAGCAGCCTTTGCTTGTCTTGTGATTCTTCTCCTGGTAATGGAGCTGGTTTTCCTCTGGGTTTTGACTGCTCTGCAGATTCCGTTGGTGTCTCAAATGACCTTCAGGTGCCTTTTGGGAGGACAGAGCTGTCCCCCAATTCTCGAGTGTGCCATGCTGGGCCAGGTAGACAAGCAGGTGGCCTTGTGGGGACTGATCTTCATAGCTGTGATCAACGTGGCCGTTTGCCTGTCCTGCCTCCTCTTAAGGCTTGTGAAGATTTTGCCACCATTGATCTGTGTGAAGAGTGaccaaaacaacaaaaaataa